A genomic stretch from Deltaproteobacteria bacterium includes:
- the thiE gene encoding thiamine phosphate synthase: protein MAHKIRGIYAIIDPQAAGGKLSPFEIASDLLSGGVRVIQLRQKKGTPGDIEINAHEILDLKSEHDFTFMINDDPWLASRIGADGVHLGVGDMPVGEARRILGSAKIIGKSTHSIAEAKVAEKEGADYISCGAIFPSPTKNDPSHPVVGVSLLKEVLEMVRIPVVAIGGINRINIMDVLRTNVPSVALISGLMGAEDIKAEARFFSSLFHLH from the coding sequence ATGGCTCATAAGATCAGGGGAATCTACGCGATTATCGATCCGCAGGCGGCGGGGGGAAAATTGTCGCCGTTCGAGATCGCCAGCGATCTTTTGTCCGGAGGGGTCCGGGTGATTCAACTGCGGCAGAAAAAAGGGACCCCCGGCGATATCGAAATCAACGCCCACGAAATTCTCGATCTGAAGTCCGAACACGATTTTACCTTCATGATCAATGATGATCCCTGGCTTGCCTCGCGCATCGGGGCCGACGGCGTCCATCTGGGGGTTGGTGATATGCCGGTTGGAGAGGCGCGGCGCATCCTGGGGTCGGCCAAAATTATCGGCAAATCGACCCATTCGATCGCCGAGGCGAAAGTAGCCGAAAAGGAGGGGGCTGATTACATCTCCTGCGGGGCGATATTCCCAAGCCCCACAAAAAACGATCCGTCTCATCCCGTTGTCGGCGTGTCACTGCTTAAGGAGGTTTTGGAAATGGTGCGAATCCCGGTTGTGGCCATCGGCGGGATCAATCGGATAAACATTATGGATGTGCTTCGGACAAATGTTCCGTCGGTTGCGCTGATTTCGGGCCTCATGGGGGCGGAAGACATCAAGGCGGAGGCGCGGTTCTTCAGCAGTCTTTTTCATCTCCACTGA